The segment CTCTTTTGAAACAAGATAGGGTTAGCATCCAACCAGTAATAGAATTTTCAGGGGCCGCTCCCTATCtagtttttcattaaattatatttattcattgaaGACATCAAAGATAACTGGATGTTCACAAAATGGATAGTGGGCCGGCCATCATGAATTGTCGCAGGTCATAAATGAGATATCTATGTAAACACGAGGTTGGACGTTTGGTGGGACAAACCCATACAGTTTATAGCCCCCAAAATATATACCGCCGCTGTAACGTAATGGTATCTGTTAACATTACCTATGAAAACGGAGGGGAAAATGTTATGAGGAAACAAAAACCAATCCAGTAAAAATACAGAGGTTGCATAAAACTTGAACCTTATTAGACGGAAATATCCCTGGACAAAGTCTGATGGTTGACGTTTTATAAATTTCACTACTTGTTGAGTTTCACAATAACTTtcataaaattgaaagaaaaaaacccttaaGGCAGAAATACCATAAATATTGATAACTCCCTTTGAAATTGGAATGGTAAAGGTgtcattgcattttttttttatcgaaatctgtctctcagagagagagagagagagagagagagagagagagagagagagagagagagatgcatcagaattatattttcatcatattttgttcaatggtttctttaacagtttttactacatgtatcatttttttttaaattctagcTGTTTTACTATACACTAAAAAAACCGACTTTCTTTACACTGTTTTTTAAGGTTACTTACGTGAACAGAATACTAAGGAAAAACTAAGAAAAACTGTGAAAGCGAAATTCTTCATGGTTATAATCTCCACACGGCAGTAAAACCAGACTGTGTTATCATCCTATTCTAATGATATATAACTCGAGGTTTTTGTTTGAATATGTGTCATAAAACACAGAAAGGGACATTTGCCGGGTAGATTTAAGTATACGGAAGCCCTTATGTGCAAAAAAGATTAGTTATTCGGTATTTCTCGCATAGTTTGATTTTacctacaaaaatatatatgcttgTTTTATGACGAATGGGTGTAAgtagtaaaatgaaaaaatgcgTTATAAAACGAGAAAACTTGTTTAatatataatgtactttttgcaattttccaTACCTGACTTATTTGATTCAACTAGTCTTCCGTAGAAAATGGGGAAAATTGACGTTgattgaaaaaacaaacaaacacacacgTAGAAGCGGTTCCAATTTTTGTAGCTACTAATTCTACAGTAGTTGTAATATTACTTTATTGAAAATCGTTGGCCTAAAAGATTTGATTCCTTTATCCGTAAGGGTGGTTTTACTAACTTTGattttggtgggggggggggggggcatgagAAAAGAATCCTTCTAGCGACTGTGTTAATGTACTTATAAGTCCAAAACTATCGCTTTTTATTACCTTACTATTGAGTGTAACTCACAATGCTCAAAACATTCTTAAATGCAAGACAAAACTGATTGCTCAAAAAACTGATATGATTATTGTGTAATGGAAACATGTTATCAATTACCAGTAGTAAAAATGCGGCTTCtctcaaaaatgctttaagatagaggcttgaaatttaaTGTGATTATACAtttgtcatttgaaaatttcagttcgacaaaaagtccaaaactagcgTTTTTTATATGACCTTATCATTGAGAgtagttttgtttcaaataaataatctaCTTTGTAATGGAAACATGATTTCAATTACCagtagaaaaatatgaaattttcagtgcgacaatttgaatttgataaaaaattaattgcatCTTTACAACAAATACTAGTACTCTCTCCCTCATTTTGTCTATCTCTATCCTGTTCCTTTCTCTTTTAACGATCACTGATCACTGATCAGTCTGATTTTATTGTCGAAAGAACGACATCGATTTTACCTTATGTAAAGAACGCTGAAACACGGATCGTCCTTAAGAACCTTTGAATGGAAACCAAAGACAATTGCGTTGTTGTCATGTTTACAAGTTATGATATGCACTTTCTACTGTTCGATTGTTAAACATCAAATAACAGGGTCAAATGTTGAACATTATGGCAATATAAATTGGATGAAAGTAGTTAGCCGGTGCAGTTTTCATAAGCAGTCTGAGAGGAAAATGTTACCTAAACTTCTTGGGTTTGTTCTCCTTTTTGGATCGACATATGGTATGTAGTAAAAATGATCTAACCAGCGAAAcagttaaaataaacaaatttcagTTTAGAATCTAAAATACAGCATATTGAAAAACTAATGAAGATTGACCCAACTCATTTTTACACTCTACATTAGAGAACTTTTTCTTATATTGCTGTTTCTGAAGTTACTTAAATAAAAATCGATTAAATATAAACTAAAATGAAATTCAGTACTTTGTATAGGCAATTTTAATACTTAACTTGATTAGTATACCTTAATTTccgagaaaatgaataatgtggAATCTgcgataaaaaattaattaatgtaatgaaacaaaacatttttttatatatatatttacatcattatTTGCTCCTTATAACATTGTTTCCTAGCAAAATTTTATGGGAACTTCAAAAAGACAGTGtaactttaaaatgttttttttttaaattatagaactacttaagaaattattttataataaattatacacgtATTACTAAATTAACGCAACAGAACtggttaatgttttaaaaatgaatctaACCGATTTAATGGTCACCAAAAATGTTACTTACTATTAAATGTAGAAAGGAAAAAACTTATTTTGCTTTCTTTTTTCATGGCATGAATTATCAAAGTCCATGAAAGATTTGTGcggttaaaataatttttatcgaggtatgaaaacatttaaaattgctgCGTAGTAAACGCATAATTTGTTTGTCGCAAACGATCctgaatacattttatttgaagTCTTCCTTATAATTAAGGTCACTCAAATCTTTGCGTTGTACGATTTCAAGCGCAAAACTTATGACAATTATATTGCAGGCGCATAACGAATTGCACAAAATCATCCTTACCATTTAATATCTTAATATTAACGTAGAAAATctcataattttttaacaatttagtatcttttttatgttaaaactgACAGCTATTACGGAGCGTGCTTGTGAGGGGAGCACCTTGTATCTCACTTGTCCCCAGGGACAATCGATCAACGTGACGTACGCTAACTACGGCAGGAGTAACCTGTTCGTCTGTCCGGCCGGAGGACAACAGAACACCAACTGTTATAGCGGGTCGTCCATACAGACTGTACGGAACACATGTCAAGGCCAGAACCAGTGTAGCATCTCGGCTTCCGATGCTCTGTTCGGAGACCCTTGTCCATCAACATATAAATATTTGGAGGTCGATTATGAATGTGAAGTTCAATCTCCCCAGGGTGAGATTCTCtgcataaaattcatttctatactctgtcccgagtttttgcttccaccactctttgcttgatatttcaataatagtaaatacctttgtgctcaaactacgttcatccactaatatgaaaaatttccagattatctgtttttaaAACGCCcactctaccgcttcaggtttcaatacacatcccaaaattgaaagtcaaCGGAGAAGCCctgatgataacgttaaaaaattgcgcgagttatcccgagtacttccgaatggagaaaagatgtaaacatttaccagtataaatctccgtaagaaaattgttttcgttcctgtgaaattttatgagtgaaaagggattgttcaatgaagatatcttggatatattccctttcatcgatttcaattgtatttctttcacaggtatgtgtatttttattaaaaatcatcaaaaattgatggaagcaataacttgggacagactatagttgaTTTATggtgattatttttcaaagtatattatatcattaaaatgatatCTTCAGTATTTCTTAATGAAACCTTTTATTTTTGGGACATTCATTCATCGAAATAGAAATGTCAGAAAGTTATCAAAATCAATATTCACTATGTTTAAGCTTATAGATGTTTATAAAAGGTTTTAATCAGTAAATCACACATTGGTGAATTTAATTCCTTTTTGCATCGGATAtaagtttaaaattgttttttcatgTTGCCTAGGAAACCGATTCCACGTCTGTGAGGGTGGTTCCTTGTATCTTTACTGTCCAAGAGGAACATATCTAGTTATTTTCTCTGCCAACTTCGGACGACTGAGTTCCGCAATCTGTCCAGGTCCCGGATCAAACAACGTAAACTGTGTGTCTTCTAATGCCCTGTCCGTGGTCAGAAACAGCTGTGAGGGGTACCCCAGCTGCCAACTCGAGGCCATCAATAACGTGTTTGGAGATCCGTGTCCAGGAACTTATAAATATCTGGAGGTTAATGTTGGATGCAgttatttctaaatatatattcatgtatcatttgtttctttgatatgttttcatttggggtttttaaatttcaaacgtCAAAGTCAATTTAATTGTGTAAAATTAATGTAGTACTTAAATCATTCATGTAGAAAAATACTTGAGACacacttgaaaaatatttttgtttaaaaataaaaatggaatgtCGACGCAGATTTTGGCAGCATTTATATAATAGAAACACTTCAAACTGAAgatgtaataaaagaaaaaaacaactgaTGCCAAGAATAACATACAATTCTTACATTGTCAAACGCTTGAAGAGAGATGATTTAAAATACCGGTAGAtacataattttgaataaataagcaCAAAAACTCCACTTTGgttaataaattatatcaattcttttaaaaggacccttcaaaaaatatgttttaccaTCGAGTTTTCA is part of the Magallana gigas chromosome 3, xbMagGiga1.1, whole genome shotgun sequence genome and harbors:
- the LOC105325048 gene encoding L-rhamnose-binding lectin CSL3; the encoded protein is MKVVSRCSFHKQSERKMLPKLLGFVLLFGSTYAITERACEGSTLYLTCPQGQSINVTYANYGRSNLFVCPAGGQQNTNCYSGSSIQTVRNTCQGQNQCSISASDALFGDPCPSTYKYLEVDYECEVQSPQGNRFHVCEGGSLYLYCPRGTYLVIFSANFGRLSSAICPGPGSNNVNCVSSNALSVVRNSCEGYPSCQLEAINNVFGDPCPGTYKYLEVNVGCSYF